The Methanomicrobia archaeon region TCAATCTCTTCCACTCGGTGATTGGGCCCGCACTGGGAGGTATGATCTAAAAATGGCCATACCAGTGATACCCTATACGCTGCTTCAGACCTTGATGGTGCCCGCACTAGCCGCACTCATCATCTTTCTAACGGGGCGCAAGATCGGGCGAAAAGCGGCGTTGATCGCGAATGCAGCACTGCTCTACACCACGGCGCTGCTCTTCATAGCGGCCATCAGAGTCTCCCAGGGTGAGGTGATAGTCGAGGAGTATGTGTGGGTGCCCCAGGTGATTCTGGCGGGCACCGGTTTGCGGGTGCCATTTGGACTCCTGGCTGACGGGTTGAGCATACCGGTTGCGTTGATCATCAATATAATCTGCACAGCGCTTTCCTTCTACTCACTGCACTATGTAGAACACCGTGCTGAGGTGCTCTATGGCGAAGGGGGGGAAGCGGAAGAACTTCTGTACTATAATCGGTTCTTCTGGCTCTATCTCCTCTTTCCGATCGGGTTTATGGGGATCTGCTTCTCTACAAACCTCATCCTCATCTATCTCTTTATCGAAATGCTCGTTGTGCCCCTCTACTTCATCATGGGGTTCCTCGGGTATGTCGAGCGCTTCAAAGTAGCTCTGATGTGCTTCTTATGGGGCGTTGTAGGTGGATTGTTCGTCCTGTTCGGCTCGCTCCTGGTATATACCCAGCTCGGTACCTTTGAGGTCTCGCAGCTGGGACTACTCGAGGGCAATCCGTTCGTCCGCTGGATCGCATTACTGATTATACTCGGCGTATTTACGAAGATGGCGATCTTCCCGCTGCACGTGTGGATGCCCTGGGTCCACGCGGAGCATCCGACGTGTATCGCGGGCTTGCTTGCCGTTTATGCTAATATCGGCGCATATGTCATGGTCCGCGTGCTCATCATACCGCTCCATAACGATCCCAACTTCCTCTGGTTCGGCATCCCGATCATGGCTGGTGCGCTGCTCACCATGGTCTACGGCTCTCTGCTTACGCTGGCGCAGACGGACGTGAAGCGATTCGCGGCCTGTTCAACGATCAGTCAGATCTCCTACTCAGTCCTCGGGCTGTTTGCATTCACCGTGTATAGTGTCGAGGGCGGCATGTTCTACTTCATGAGCCACATCCTCGGTAAGGCCATCCTCTTCTCAACTGCGGGTATCCTGGTTTACGTGACGGGGATCAGGGATATGAACAAGATGGGCGGACTGGCCTCGAAGATGCCCATCACCGCACTGCTCTGGGTATGCGGCGCATTAATACTTTCCGCGCTGCCACCCTTGAGCGGGTTTGCGGCAGAGTGGGTCCTGTTCACCGGGGTCTTTACTTTTGGCGTGGGTGCCATGCCTCTTGGCCTGATCATCGCTATTTTGAGTATATCCGCAGTGCTCCTGACGATTGTGTATACCTTCGCCGCGGCGAAGAAGATCTTCTTCGGACCGCTCAAGCCGGAACTCGCTAACGACGCGAAGATCAAGGATCCACCGTTAACCATGAGTGTCCCGCTTCTCATCCTGGCGGTCATCTCGATCATCCTCGGACTGTATCCCCGCATCATCTTAGAGCTCCTCCATTCCGTATTGGCCGTATTAGTGTAGCCGTATTAGTGTAGGTATGTGGGCTCCACGCAAGCAGCAGGCACTACTACCCCGCATGCAGGTATAATATCCTGAATCACCATCCTGCGCACGGTCAACAGGAGGAGCGTACCCTACTACGGAATCACCGGGAGAAGGACGTGAACGTGAAGATCGTGTATGATAGTGAAGCGAAAGAAGGCTTCATGCGTGACTGGGGCTTTTCTTGCCTGATCGAGCAGGGTGTGTGGAAGATCCTCTTCGATACCGGTGCTTCGGGCGCGATCCTGACGCATAACCTGAACCAGTTCGGGGCGCAGGTTGAGGACCTTGCGATTATTGTGCTCTCACATAAGCACTGGGACCACATCGGAGGGTTACGAGCGGCGCTTCATCCCGGGGTTGCGGTCTGCCTTCCCAGCTCGTTCCCCCTCAGGTTGAAAAAAGCGATCGCGAAGAAAGCGGCGCTCGTCGTCGAAGTCTCGGAACCGAAGGAGATCATTCCTGGCGTGTATTCGACGGGCGAAGTCGGCAGACCGGTCAAAGAGCAGTCACTGGTGCTGAGGACGAGCGATGGCGAGGGCGTCGTGGCGGTGGTCGGCGGTGCGCATCCCGGGCTTGAGCAAATCATGGCAGCAGCGAGGTGTATCGGTGACCTCCACGGCATCATAGGCGGTTTTCATGGCTTCAAGCAGTTGGAATTACTACGCGACTTGAAGTTGATCATGCCCTGCCATTACACCAGGCGGCGGAAGGAGCTCCTGCACCTGTATCCGGAGACCGCAGTTCGATGTGGCGCGGGCGCGGTACTCACTCTCTGAGTGAAGCCACGCATACTTCGCGTCGTTCGCTCCCGCCAAGTGGCTCTTACCTGCTTCCCGCGGGAACTCGGGTGCCTGTGCTGTGCGGTGCGTCGGTTGGCAAACAAACGAACACGATGAGGAAGCAATCGAGCGCTTAGCTTCGTTAAAGATAGTTCTTATAAATGCCCTTGAGCGATTTGAGCGTGATCTTCCCCCCAGCAGGGTCGACAAAAGCAAGCAGCGTCCTACCGTTGAAGAGGAAGAAGTCATCGCCGCATTTCGCCTTGATCTCCTCCATGCTCTTGCTGTCAAAATAGATCCGCTTCCCCCGCTCATTACCCGCTTGCTGGACCGAGACGATCAGTTCGATAATCCGGTCTTCTCGCCCCTCGTCAGCCAGTTGATCGGCGCTCAGCTCAAAGGTATCCCGCTCCCCATAACCCTCATACTCTTCTTCTCGCATCATCTTCTCTTCTCCCTCCACGCGTTGTATCGGCCCTGTGGTCTATAGATAGAAGAGAAAGCTTTAATAAAAATAGTACGCGCACGAAAGTCGAAAGTTTTATATAGTGAAACCCCTTAGATAGAGAACACCGGTGAACCAGGGGGGGATGGTGGAGTACGTGTCACCGCCCCGGGGAATACCGAAGGAGGCGTTAGTTAATATGGGGAAATTCATGGGTGCGCTGAAGTGCTTCATGAAACGGCCAGCGGATGCCATGCGGATCATGCTCAGTTTAGAACCCCATGAGTCGCGTGCGGTGGAGGCCATCAAGACGCACTGCCCGGGCATCGAGGTGGAGAAATTGGGCCTGTACCTCGGGCTTTTCCTCGCGGTTCTCCTTCTGGCCTGCGGGGTGGCTGCATATATCCTCGCACTGGTTTACAGTATGGGTGGGCTTTAATCCGCGCGCGGTGTGTGTGTGGTTAAGCGAACAAGTAGTAGCTAGCGTAGCGAGGATAAGCACGGGTTTAACCTGCAGTGCGGGTTCCAAGCGGCACGATATAGTCCGCGCTGGCCTTTTCCAGGGATTTCGCTACCATCATCGCCGTGAAATAGAAGAGCACCAACGAGAAGAACCCGAGATCGCCGAAGAGTGAATCGAGTGGTGCGAGCGCTTCCCTGAAGCCGTCCGTCTTCACCAGACGATACCAGGTCATGCTGTAGTACATCAGCGCGTAGATGTTCAGAGTTCCCAGGGCGACGGCGAGCCCCTGCACGAGTCTGGATAGCGCTATCCGGTTTCTCGTTTTTACGGCTAAGGCGCACAGATACCCGATAAGAAACCAGCCGATGATGAGGAGTGCAATGCCCGAGGCCATGCTCTCCCCGATGGTCAGCGTATAGTCAAAGCTGATGACCGTACGCCAGAGGAAGGCGAGCCCGATCAACACCACCAAGGTCCGGTCATCGGTTATCGCTTTGAATATCCTTTCTCGTATGCCCTGATCCAGCAGCCCCGAGGGCGAAACGAGAAACCGATACCCCTCCTGCATCTGCTTCAGATACTTCGTTGACCACAGGATCGCCGAGTAGGCCACCACGAACGTAACGTATCGTGCGTCGCGAACAATGAAGTCCAGGGGCGGGTACGCCTCCTTGTGCAGTAAGCCTGCCCACCGCAGCCCGTAATAAATGAGAAGATACCCATTCAGGACAAGAAGAACGAGGCTGATCCGCTGATAGAGCGTCGTTGAGACCGGCCAGCGTGTCGGTTGACGGGACTGGGCATGGGTATAGCTGAAGCAGATCCAGCCCAGCAGGAAGAGTGAAAGGCCTGAGCAGATCGATTCCCAGAGCACTTCTGTCTGGTCGAGGCTTACAAGCATCCGCCATACCAGTGCCAGACCCGGGAGTACCGCCACTATTCGTATATCCTTGAGCGCTTTCGCTATCAGTTCGCCCATAGTCCTCTGGCTGAGGTCGTCATTAAGCCAGATAGGCGGAAGAGGAAGATGGCCGCCGCGATCAGAGCTCCAAACTGGGTACGAGTTCTTCCCGGCGTGTGTGGTACCAAGTAGCTACGCCTGGCGTGGGTGGGCTCGGTGCTTACGTCGCCTCTTCCTTCTTGATGAGGAATTCGCACTCTACAGCCGCCTTCTCGAGCCACTTAGAGAGTACCAGGGCGGTAGTGTAAAAGATCACGAAGACGAAGTAGCTGATGTCGCGGAAGACGAAATCGAGTGGTAGCAGGATCTCATCGCCGACGATTAGTAAGCGGTACCACCTCATGCCGTAGTAAACGAGTACGTACAGATTGATCGCCAGGAGCGCAACCGCAATCCCATGATAGATCTTTACCATATTTGGTCGGCTGATCACCCGTCTGGCTAAGGAGCTCAGATAACCGAGGAGTATCCAGCCCAGGATGAACAGCGCTATGCCCGAGACCATACTCTCCCAGAGCACGATCTCCTGGTCAAGGCTGACGAACGCGCGCCAGAAGAAGGCGATCGCGATGATCACGATCGCGGTCCGCTCATCGGTAAAAATTCTGAACATTGCTGCTCGTATCGCGCCCTTGCGCATTGTGGGCACTTCCTCGGTGAGCAGCAGGTAATTATCGTGCATCTTCTTCAGGTACCGTGCCGCCCATATCAGGCTACAATAACAGAGCACGAGCATCACGTACCGCACATCGTGCAGGAGGCGATCGTACGGCACCCCGAGTTCGACGTGGAGTAAGTGCAACCAGGTCATGCCATAGTAGACGAGCACGTAGATATTGATGGCCGCCAAGCTCACCGCAAGGCCCTGGAACATCTTATTCGATACGAGCCAGCTCGTCTCTTTGCGTGAGAGGCGGTAGAGGTACGCGAAGATGAGCCAGCCGAAGATGATGAGTGCACTGCCCGAGATACTGCTCTCCCAGGGAGCAATCGCGGGCCGGTGGCTTGCGTACCGCCAGAGCAGAGCGAGCAGAATTATCGCGAGCAAGGTGCGGCTATCCATCACCCACCGTTCGAATGATTCTTTTAGTGGCATCCGTATGTATCTTCTCCCGTCCGCCTGCGGCGCCCCTTCCCCGCGGTGTCACCGCCTTCATCTACACCACGGGTTTCACCAGATCAAAAGATGGGTTGCTTCTGCCCCTATATATACTTTTCTATTTCCGCCCCCGTCGCTCCGTGAATTCCCTCTGATCTTCGACAGCAGGACGACGGTGGAACGGGTGAGTGAGCGTGCGGGTGCTCTTCACCGCCTTTAAGTTCCAGCTTTACCAGCTCAGCACCCTCAAAGAAGCCGGGGGGATGGGATACCGGGCCGCACAAAAGTGAAGGGATACGCTGGATACGCTGGATCTGGGGGATACACCCGGTTAACTGCGTGGTGGACCTAGATAGTGCGAAGTTCTTTGATACGGGAGCAGACTATGCAGGAAGTTTTTTATGTAGATATGTTCTACTAGTACCTGCAGCTTCATAGCTAACAGTAAACAACATCAGCGAGACCGATTGTTATTCAAGGTGGAGCTACGAGGAGCGTGAGGGAAAACGCAGTCCCGAAAGCTTGTAAAAGCGGCGGACGGGATAGCGGGTGTGGGGTGACATCACGTGCGAGGGATAGTTGAGGATATCACACGAAGTTATTCGGCACATGCGGCTTAAATCTCATAACAGCTCTACGTATAAAAAGAAGAGGAATAATGATTGGATACCGGGATGTGGACAATGAAGAAGCTAACGGTAAAAGGAGTACTTATATTGTCTTTCACCGTAGCATGTGCACTCCTGGCCTTATATCTTAATATCTTCAAAGGTGAAACAAGGGTTTATCCCCATCTCTTTTATATCCCGGTCATTTTAGCTGGCATGTGGTACGGTAAGAAGGCTATTTACGTTGCTCTATCTCTCACTGCGGTCTATATTCTTGCAACGTATTATTCGCTGGCTCCGATCTCGATCGATGTGTTAGAACGGAGTGCAATTCTTTTGGTGGTGGCGTATATCATCGGGCTGATAAGCGAGAAAAGGGCACAAATGGATGTGGAGCTGAAAGAGACGAAAGATTATCTGGACGAGATCATCAAGAGTTCTGCGGATGCGATTGTCGTAGTAGACATGGAGGGCATAGTGCGTTCCTGGAACAAAGCGGCGGAAGGCTACATGGGTTATACCGCAGCCGAGGTGATCGGAGAAAGCAACACGAAATTCTTTGCTGATCCTGAGGAAGCGGATAGGATAATGGAGCGCGTGCTGCGAGATGGAGAACTGAAAAATTACCGGACAATCGTGTTAAGCAAGGATAAAAAACCGGTACACATCAGCATGTCAGCAGCATTGTTAAGAAACAAAAATGGCGAGTCGATCGGGACCGTGCGCGTGAGCAGGGATATCACCAAAGAGGTGGAGCTGGAGCGGAAGATAGAAGCGGAGCGGGATAACTTGAATTTTATCTTTGATAATATGGTTGACGGCATTTACATTGTCTCGAGCGACTGCAAAGTGGAGTTTATGAACAAGGTTCTGATTGATGAGTTTGGCGACCAGGTCGGTGGTATTTGCTATGCAGCGTTTCATAACCGTTATGAGCCCTGTCCGCGGTGCAAGAATCCTGAGGTACTTACTGGCAAGACGGTACGCTGGGAGTGGCATTCTCGGAGGAAGAACAAGACCTATGACCTCATCGAGACGCCGCTGAAGGATAGTGATGGCACACTCTTAAAACTAACGATATTCCGCGACATTACTGCGCGGAAACGAATTGAGGAGGAGTTAAGGGCCGCAAAAGAACGGTATCGGGTAATCTTCGAGCACACGCTCACTCCCTTATGTGTGATTGAGGATGATAATACGCTCTCATTTGTCAATACAGAATTCGAGGCGCTGAGTGGGTATTCACGGGAAGAACTCGTGGGTAAAAAATGGATTGATCTCATTGCTGAGGGTGACCTGGAAATGGTGCGGAATTATTGCGATGAACGGCGAAAAGGGGGTGCCGCAGCATGCTGGTTCTTCAAGTTAGTTAGCCGTGAGGGCGCAATAAAGTACGTGAATGCGTGTATAGAACCGGTTCCGAGGGAGAAGCGGTGCATTGCTTCATTGCTCGATATAACAGAACTAAAGCAGAAGGAGCATAAGCTGCAGGAGACGTGTGAACGACTCGCGGAGCTGGACATGATGAAGCGGGAATTCCTCAACGTTGCATATCATGAGATGCGGTCCCCGCTCGCGCCGATTATCGGCTATGCAAGTATGCTGGAGCCCAAACTTGCTGATAAGGAGAAACGATATATTTCTATTATAGAACAGAGCGCACGAGAACTTGAGGAACGGATCAATCATATGTTGGAACTCGCCCGCATTGATGGTAAGAAGGTGGAACTGACTCTTGGGGTGTTAGCCGTACGCGACGTTGTAGAGAAGGCGATTAGGAATCTTGAACCCGCAGCGGAGGCGAAAAAACAGGAAATCTCCACCTTCGTCCCTCAGATAACAATTCCCGCGGATGAGCAGAAGCTGTATGCCATTTTTACCAACCTGATCTCAAATGCGATCCGATACACACCCGAAGGGGGGAGGATCGATATTGTCGTTGAGGATAGGGGAGAAGATATCTGTGCGTGCGTCGCTGACACAGGGCCCGGGATTCCCGCTGAACATCTGCCAAAGATCTTTGAGCGATTCTACATGATCGACACCTCGCTGACGAGGAAGTCCGGAGGGCTGGGTCTGGGGTTGTCCATCGTCAAGGAGTACGTCAAGCTGCACGGCGGTAGAGTTTGGGCGACCAGTGAACTGGGAAAAGGATCAAAATTCTTCTTTACGTTGCCCAAACGAGAGATAACTAAGGAGGAGTGATATGAGATGAAGAAGAGGATATTGATTGTGGAAGATGCGCCCTATATGCGCGAGATGCTGGTTGAGATGTTAGAAGAGCAGGGGAGCGACTATGAA contains the following coding sequences:
- a CDS encoding NADH-quinone oxidoreductase subunit M → MIPYTLLQTLMVPALAALIIFLTGRKIGRKAALIANAALLYTTALLFIAAIRVSQGEVIVEEYVWVPQVILAGTGLRVPFGLLADGLSIPVALIINIICTALSFYSLHYVEHRAEVLYGEGGEAEELLYYNRFFWLYLLFPIGFMGICFSTNLILIYLFIEMLVVPLYFIMGFLGYVERFKVALMCFLWGVVGGLFVLFGSLLVYTQLGTFEVSQLGLLEGNPFVRWIALLIILGVFTKMAIFPLHVWMPWVHAEHPTCIAGLLAVYANIGAYVMVRVLIIPLHNDPNFLWFGIPIMAGALLTMVYGSLLTLAQTDVKRFAACSTISQISYSVLGLFAFTVYSVEGGMFYFMSHILGKAILFSTAGILVYVTGIRDMNKMGGLASKMPITALLWVCGALILSALPPLSGFAAEWVLFTGVFTFGVGAMPLGLIIAILSISAVLLTIVYTFAAAKKIFFGPLKPELANDAKIKDPPLTMSVPLLILAVISIILGLYPRIILELLHSVLAVLV
- a CDS encoding MBL fold metallo-hydrolase: MNVKIVYDSEAKEGFMRDWGFSCLIEQGVWKILFDTGASGAILTHNLNQFGAQVEDLAIIVLSHKHWDHIGGLRAALHPGVAVCLPSSFPLRLKKAIAKKAALVVEVSEPKEIIPGVYSTGEVGRPVKEQSLVLRTSDGEGVVAVVGGAHPGLEQIMAAARCIGDLHGIIGGFHGFKQLELLRDLKLIMPCHYTRRRKELLHLYPETAVRCGAGAVLTL
- a CDS encoding PAS domain S-box protein; the protein is MWTMKKLTVKGVLILSFTVACALLALYLNIFKGETRVYPHLFYIPVILAGMWYGKKAIYVALSLTAVYILATYYSLAPISIDVLERSAILLVVAYIIGLISEKRAQMDVELKETKDYLDEIIKSSADAIVVVDMEGIVRSWNKAAEGYMGYTAAEVIGESNTKFFADPEEADRIMERVLRDGELKNYRTIVLSKDKKPVHISMSAALLRNKNGESIGTVRVSRDITKEVELERKIEAERDNLNFIFDNMVDGIYIVSSDCKVEFMNKVLIDEFGDQVGGICYAAFHNRYEPCPRCKNPEVLTGKTVRWEWHSRRKNKTYDLIETPLKDSDGTLLKLTIFRDITARKRIEEELRAAKERYRVIFEHTLTPLCVIEDDNTLSFVNTEFEALSGYSREELVGKKWIDLIAEGDLEMVRNYCDERRKGGAAACWFFKLVSREGAIKYVNACIEPVPREKRCIASLLDITELKQKEHKLQETCERLAELDMMKREFLNVAYHEMRSPLAPIIGYASMLEPKLADKEKRYISIIEQSARELEERINHMLELARIDGKKVELTLGVLAVRDVVEKAIRNLEPAAEAKKQEISTFVPQITIPADEQKLYAIFTNLISNAIRYTPEGGRIDIVVEDRGEDICACVADTGPGIPAEHLPKIFERFYMIDTSLTRKSGGLGLGLSIVKEYVKLHGGRVWATSELGKGSKFFFTLPKREITKEE